In Colwellia sp. M166, a genomic segment contains:
- a CDS encoding AlpA family transcriptional regulator yields the protein MSYKEPTQAQRSKILAASNEKEALCQEKERREITKVSSPTWWRWSHQGKSLPTKIKLSSNRSAWRKSSLLWFIHLLETQAS from the coding sequence ATGTCATATAAAGAACCAACCCAAGCACAACGCTCAAAAATTTTAGCTGCTTCAAATGAAAAAGAAGCACTTTGCCAAGAAAAAGAGCGTCGAGAAATAACCAAAGTTAGTTCACCTACATGGTGGCGTTGGTCACATCAAGGTAAATCACTACCTACCAAAATAAAGTTATCCTCAAATCGCTCGGCTTGGAGAAAAAGTTCCTTATTATGGTTCATCCACTTACTTGAAACTCAAGCTAGCTAA
- a CDS encoding site-specific integrase, with protein sequence MKANGSRYTRESLGDSLYKKVTTKGVISFELRYTINGSRKFYTLKNRTKTLAREEAAELKRRIRVDDFDPVAEAKRAEQIDIKTVDDLFIDWQKGNEKRLKHYKIPARIYTQKIAPFIGTLAIDKVKPMDIKTIIEKEAAKGFLTSANKTLIHAKSLFNHAIKLGFITNNPAFAFNNDDAGGKEKPRDRALSFVELNQTFYVYREHRDRFTRDNYLAIALLVCLGVRKSELIEARWKEFNLKKQVWSLPAERSKTKASIDIPLPDQIIPWLKELEVRSCGSDYLFPSRKASKRPFISSDTLNHAVAKMFGKKVDGGKKPSLNVMDKVLPFNPHDLRRTCRSLLAELGTPPHIAEKCLNHKIRGVEGIYDRHAYFDERREALTKLAVHIAPMVNGESNVVKMVK encoded by the coding sequence TATACACTTAAAAATAGAACCAAGACGTTAGCCAGAGAAGAAGCTGCTGAACTCAAGAGACGCATTCGTGTTGATGACTTTGATCCTGTAGCCGAAGCTAAACGAGCTGAACAAATTGATATTAAGACTGTTGATGATCTATTCATTGACTGGCAAAAGGGTAATGAGAAACGGTTAAAGCATTACAAAATACCAGCCAGAATTTACACACAAAAAATAGCGCCTTTTATCGGCACTTTAGCAATTGATAAAGTTAAGCCTATGGATATTAAGACCATTATTGAAAAAGAAGCCGCTAAGGGCTTTTTAACCAGTGCTAATAAAACATTAATTCATGCTAAAAGCCTATTTAATCACGCGATTAAGCTAGGTTTTATTACAAACAATCCAGCTTTCGCATTTAACAATGATGATGCTGGCGGTAAAGAAAAACCAAGAGATCGCGCCTTATCATTTGTTGAATTAAACCAAACTTTTTATGTCTACCGAGAACATAGAGATCGGTTTACTCGAGATAACTATTTAGCTATTGCCTTACTTGTTTGTCTTGGCGTTCGTAAGTCTGAACTTATCGAAGCTAGATGGAAAGAATTTAACCTTAAAAAACAAGTATGGTCATTACCAGCCGAACGTTCAAAAACTAAAGCTTCTATTGATATTCCCTTGCCTGATCAAATAATACCTTGGCTAAAAGAGCTTGAGGTTAGATCTTGCGGTTCTGATTATTTATTCCCAAGCCGAAAAGCGAGTAAACGACCTTTTATTAGTAGCGATACGCTTAATCATGCTGTTGCTAAAATGTTTGGCAAAAAAGTTGATGGCGGCAAGAAGCCTTCACTAAATGTAATGGATAAAGTATTGCCATTTAATCCACATGATTTAAGACGTACCTGTAGATCTTTACTTGCTGAACTTGGAACACCACCACATATTGCTGAAAAGTGCCTAAATCACAAAATAAGAGGCGTTGAGGGCATTTATGACCGTCATGCTTACTTTGATGAAAGAAGAGAAGCATTAACTAAATTAGCGGTTCATATTGCGCCAATGGTTAACGGTGAAAGCAACGTAGTTAAGATGGTGAAGTAA
- a CDS encoding helix-turn-helix domain-containing protein — MIKSIHSTQYQMLISWLKDARETQGLTMRDLAKKLEVPHSFIGKVEQCERRIDVIEYMAYCRALELSPVDGINLLLNLK; from the coding sequence ATGATAAAGTCTATCCATTCCACACAGTACCAGATGCTTATTTCTTGGTTAAAAGATGCTAGAGAAACTCAAGGCTTAACTATGCGTGATCTTGCTAAGAAACTTGAAGTACCGCATTCTTTTATCGGTAAAGTTGAGCAATGTGAAAGAAGAATAGATGTGATTGAGTATATGGCTTATTGTCGTGCACTTGAGTTATCACCGGTTGATGGTATTAATTTACTCCTTAACCTTAAGTAA
- a CDS encoding TIGR04255 family protein — translation MKNSVRKHKLKSAPIKLVICKIDCADLVNFESKYLGDVQDELRKNGFPHHLPHITNDLQINVQNGLQINQQETKQHHFIDVEQESGVAIIGGQFFVYTRNYKDFDSYIKIVEMAFSIYQRITEQQFVKSISIRYVDNITIDSGETLNQYLNESILSPNHESKNLKSLEARSQYAYQSEHGSILYLRPVSGRNLKGVPDDLSAILEPMKKLNANNSEFDLFNLNQNLSAIIDTDHVVTYAKLMNSKEVNVFETLRWLHVYSSNIFFDSVTDYAIEKWSS, via the coding sequence GTGAAGAACTCAGTCCGCAAACATAAATTAAAATCAGCACCTATTAAATTGGTTATTTGTAAAATAGATTGTGCTGATTTAGTGAACTTTGAAAGCAAGTATTTAGGAGATGTGCAGGACGAACTAAGAAAAAATGGTTTTCCTCATCATCTGCCACATATCACAAATGATCTTCAAATTAATGTTCAGAATGGATTGCAGATAAACCAGCAAGAAACAAAGCAGCATCACTTTATTGATGTTGAGCAAGAAAGTGGCGTAGCTATAATTGGAGGTCAATTTTTTGTATACACAAGAAATTACAAAGACTTTGATAGTTATATTAAAATAGTTGAAATGGCTTTTAGTATTTACCAAAGAATAACGGAACAACAATTTGTTAAATCTATAAGTATTCGCTATGTAGATAATATAACTATTGATTCAGGGGAAACATTGAACCAATATCTTAATGAAAGTATTTTGTCCCCTAATCATGAATCTAAAAATCTAAAATCTCTAGAAGCAAGAAGTCAATATGCCTATCAGTCAGAACATGGATCAATTTTATACTTAAGACCTGTTTCAGGTCGAAACTTAAAAGGGGTTCCAGACGATTTATCTGCTATTTTAGAGCCAATGAAGAAGTTGAATGCTAATAACAGTGAATTTGATTTATTCAACCTGAATCAAAATTTATCTGCGATTATAGATACTGATCATGTTGTTACTTATGCAAAATTAATGAACTCGAAAGAAGTAAATGTATTTGAAACACTTAGATGGCTTCATGTTTATTCATCTAATATCTTCTTTGATTCAGTAACTGATTACGCTATAGAAAAATGGAGCTCTTAA
- a CDS encoding S8 family serine peptidase, with product MSTTAASTHNRKIANNLVNLSSDSSALADISGSSFSAGYGPAPIMHANTTAFDPTGQCLTPFPAGTFNGEIVVCDRGTIARTAKGQNVLAGGAGGYVLANLGQGESTVADGHFLPAIHIGDTAGIALRDWLASNTETMATITPSGFNLDPENGDIMADFSSRGPQLAFNVLKPDITAPGVDIMGAEANGQAPAPEYQIISGTSMSSPHNAGAGALMAAAHPDWTPTEIKSAMMMSAVTANTFKEDGATPTDAFDLGAGRIELSAADEVGLVMSETVANFLAANPALGGDPKSLNLPSMMDSNCVGTCSWTRVVTNKTKHTGHWNVTANGSGFELEVAVSPQAKSKKHNLKLKAGESATITITAHNYSSAGGWQFGSLKLDSNGNSSPDLHMPLAVFASKASNAELFSKTVDRETAASGDILSYQLKVTNGQLDGPITVTDVVPAGSSYVAGTAMESVVSGVTTSAWAYDANSNSLSWTGELDSGGIEVALDNGGLLFGYVPLSGFFAPLPLTCNSDCDDGGYAFNVPPYTYNGQTYTQTLMSVNGTLEAGLNSGQFSSFNNQNLPDATAPNNILAPFWRDLNLNAGGNMYSGTLSAGPFSWTIYEWEAVPHFGSSNSVSMQVWIGVNGTPVEGDIHFVYGDMSSGTANGGTVGAENATGSLGKSYFYNGNGNAPVEGDEIRVSTVFGGEANLSFKVMTDCSEDLVINQANMNNASKGEVAIAVTSCQ from the coding sequence ATGTCCACTACGGCAGCATCCACCCATAACCGAAAAATTGCCAATAACCTCGTAAATTTGAGCAGTGACAGTTCGGCACTCGCTGATATTAGTGGTTCCAGTTTTAGCGCAGGTTATGGCCCAGCGCCTATTATGCATGCTAATACCACGGCATTTGATCCAACAGGGCAATGCTTAACTCCTTTCCCCGCTGGCACATTCAACGGCGAAATCGTGGTCTGTGACCGCGGTACTATTGCCCGTACTGCTAAGGGACAGAACGTATTAGCTGGTGGTGCAGGCGGCTATGTCTTAGCCAACTTAGGTCAGGGCGAAAGTACTGTCGCTGACGGACACTTTTTACCTGCCATCCATATTGGTGACACAGCCGGTATCGCTTTACGCGATTGGCTCGCTAGTAATACCGAGACCATGGCTACCATTACCCCCTCTGGCTTTAACTTAGACCCAGAAAACGGCGATATTATGGCCGACTTTAGTTCACGTGGACCACAACTAGCATTCAATGTCCTGAAACCTGACATCACTGCCCCGGGCGTAGATATTATGGGTGCTGAAGCCAATGGTCAGGCGCCTGCTCCCGAATATCAAATTATTAGCGGTACTTCAATGTCTAGTCCTCACAACGCCGGCGCCGGTGCCCTTATGGCGGCCGCACACCCAGACTGGACCCCGACTGAAATCAAATCAGCAATGATGATGTCTGCAGTAACCGCCAATACTTTCAAAGAAGATGGCGCTACGCCGACCGATGCCTTTGACTTAGGTGCTGGTCGGATAGAGCTTAGTGCAGCCGACGAAGTTGGCTTAGTCATGAGTGAAACCGTCGCCAATTTCCTTGCCGCTAACCCCGCACTTGGCGGCGATCCCAAGTCGTTGAACTTACCAAGCATGATGGACAGTAATTGTGTTGGCACCTGTTCGTGGACCCGCGTGGTTACCAATAAAACCAAGCATACTGGACATTGGAATGTTACTGCTAATGGTAGTGGTTTTGAACTTGAGGTAGCAGTTTCACCGCAAGCAAAAAGCAAAAAGCATAATCTGAAGCTAAAAGCTGGCGAAAGTGCCACCATAACCATCACCGCCCACAATTATAGCTCAGCAGGTGGTTGGCAGTTTGGCAGTCTAAAATTAGACAGCAACGGAAATAGCAGCCCAGATTTACATATGCCATTAGCGGTATTTGCGTCAAAAGCTAGTAATGCTGAGTTATTTAGCAAAACAGTCGACCGCGAAACGGCTGCTAGCGGTGACATCTTAAGCTATCAGCTAAAAGTAACGAATGGCCAACTAGACGGTCCTATTACCGTTACGGACGTCGTGCCAGCAGGTAGCAGCTATGTGGCAGGCACAGCAATGGAATCAGTGGTCAGTGGCGTAACAACGTCAGCCTGGGCTTATGATGCCAATAGCAATAGTTTATCTTGGACCGGCGAGCTTGATTCCGGTGGTATCGAAGTCGCGTTGGATAACGGTGGATTGCTTTTTGGGTATGTTCCACTTTCAGGATTTTTTGCACCACTGCCACTAACCTGTAACAGCGATTGCGATGATGGCGGATACGCATTTAATGTACCGCCCTATACCTATAATGGCCAAACTTATACGCAAACCCTTATGTCGGTCAATGGCACGCTAGAAGCGGGATTGAACAGCGGCCAATTTAGCAGTTTTAATAATCAAAACCTGCCAGATGCTACGGCGCCAAATAACATATTGGCACCGTTCTGGCGCGATCTCAACCTCAATGCAGGCGGTAATATGTATAGTGGCACTCTATCAGCTGGTCCTTTTTCATGGACGATATATGAATGGGAGGCAGTGCCGCATTTTGGCAGCAGCAATAGTGTGAGCATGCAAGTCTGGATAGGGGTGAATGGCACGCCAGTCGAAGGTGATATTCACTTCGTCTATGGCGATATGTCTAGTGGCACAGCTAATGGTGGTACCGTAGGGGCTGAGAATGCTACCGGTAGCCTAGGAAAAAGCTACTTTTACAACGGCAATGGCAATGCGCCAGTAGAAGGTGACGAGATTAGGGTCTCCACTGTCTTCGGTGGTGAAGCCAACTTGTCCTTTAAAGTAATGACGGACTGTAGCGAAGACTTAGTGATCAACCAAGCCAACATGAATAATGCTAGCAAAGGTGAAGTGGCGATTGCGGTAACTTCATGTCAGTAA
- a CDS encoding S8 family serine peptidase, translating to MLSAMDGVLSVQKERFEQLLTDVGPQWIGAEHIWNSNSDGPKGEAMVVAVLDTGINSDHPSFADIGGDGYDHTNPLGTGVYLPGSYYATVDASFCNDKLIGAWDFVASDGTVPEDNDGHGSHTASTAAGNVVNGATLIAPTTSASFNISGVAPHANIIAYDVCDDGCPGSALVAAINQVIIDASNLPNGIAALNYSISGGGDPYNDTVELGFLAAVEAGIYVAASAGNSGPAASTVAHLGPWVM from the coding sequence ATGCTCTCTGCTATGGACGGGGTTTTAAGCGTACAAAAGGAAAGGTTTGAGCAGCTGTTGACCGATGTTGGGCCACAGTGGATAGGCGCTGAACATATCTGGAATTCAAATAGTGATGGGCCTAAAGGTGAAGCTATGGTGGTGGCGGTATTAGATACTGGCATTAATAGCGATCACCCTTCCTTTGCCGACATTGGTGGTGACGGCTACGATCACACCAACCCACTTGGTACCGGCGTTTATTTACCCGGTAGCTATTATGCTACGGTTGATGCAAGTTTTTGTAATGATAAGCTGATTGGCGCATGGGATTTTGTTGCTTCAGATGGTACCGTGCCAGAAGATAACGATGGCCATGGCAGTCACACCGCTTCAACTGCGGCCGGTAATGTTGTCAATGGCGCAACCTTAATAGCACCTACGACATCGGCAAGCTTCAATATTTCAGGGGTAGCACCACACGCTAATATTATTGCCTATGATGTCTGTGACGATGGTTGTCCTGGATCTGCACTGGTAGCTGCAATCAACCAAGTTATCATTGATGCAAGTAACCTACCCAATGGTATCGCGGCATTGAACTACTCTATTTCCGGTGGCGGCGATCCCTATAATGATACAGTTGAGTTAGGTTTTCTAGCCGCTGTGGAAGCAGGAATATATGTTGCTGCGTCCGCGGGAAATTCAGGTCCTGCAGCAAGTACTGTCGCTCACTTGGGCCCGTGGGTGATGTGA
- a CDS encoding IS110 family transposase yields MKVSTISIDLAKNVFQLMGFTEANKGVFNKRLNRAQLKHFMQMQPPCRVVMEACYSSHYWGRLFESIGHTVHLIPAQHVTPFVRGNKNDSNDTLAIFEASRRPFIRFVPIKTQTQQETLMLHRLRERLLKTRTAVTNQLRGLLADIGLVFPLGIPAFNESMQALSLDTTLSVSVQWLVNDVYQEFKTLNLRIKAIEKQLKTDIEANSLGQILLSIPGIGYLNASAFIASIGSGQAFTSARDFAVWLGITPKQFASGNKSVMGGISKRGDQYLRKQLIHGARAIIVHARKKHDALSVWITQLSARKPFNCTAVATAHKLARIMWTLLQKQCHYTPQPVKVIT; encoded by the coding sequence ATGAAAGTTAGCACAATATCAATTGATTTAGCAAAAAACGTTTTTCAACTCATGGGGTTTACTGAGGCTAATAAAGGCGTTTTTAATAAGCGCTTGAACCGCGCTCAACTGAAGCATTTTATGCAAATGCAACCCCCATGTCGTGTTGTGATGGAGGCCTGTTATTCTTCTCATTATTGGGGCCGGTTGTTTGAATCCATCGGTCACACTGTGCACTTAATTCCTGCGCAACACGTGACACCTTTTGTGCGAGGAAACAAGAATGACAGTAACGATACACTGGCCATATTCGAAGCAAGTAGGCGACCTTTCATTCGGTTTGTCCCCATCAAAACCCAAACTCAGCAAGAAACGTTAATGCTACATCGCTTGCGAGAAAGGTTACTTAAAACACGTACAGCGGTCACTAATCAACTACGTGGTTTATTAGCTGACATTGGCCTTGTTTTCCCGTTAGGCATACCTGCTTTTAATGAAAGTATGCAAGCATTATCACTTGATACCACGTTATCGGTATCAGTTCAGTGGCTAGTTAACGATGTTTATCAAGAATTCAAAACCTTAAACCTACGTATTAAAGCGATTGAAAAACAATTAAAAACTGACATTGAAGCCAATTCATTAGGGCAAATACTATTGAGTATCCCTGGCATTGGTTACCTCAATGCTTCTGCCTTTATTGCCTCTATAGGCAGTGGACAAGCCTTCACCAGTGCACGCGACTTTGCTGTTTGGCTAGGCATTACACCCAAACAATTTGCCTCAGGCAATAAAAGCGTGATGGGCGGCATCAGTAAACGTGGAGACCAATACCTGCGTAAACAGCTTATCCATGGTGCGCGTGCCATCATCGTTCATGCCAGAAAGAAACACGATGCATTGAGTGTGTGGATAACCCAGTTAAGTGCACGAAAACCGTTCAATTGTACCGCGGTTGCCACTGCGCACAAGTTAGCACGCATCATGTGGACATTGTTACAAAAGCAATGCCATTACACGCCTCAACCGGTTAAGGTAATCACATGA